The proteins below are encoded in one region of Casimicrobium huifangae:
- a CDS encoding ABC-three component system protein, protein MTASWKDINKPPIPATVVTAAQVANGPVMPPQQRLLTYSPGEWEGFVEEWAYYCLTTKYEHVQRFSGAGDMGIDVAGFADGKRLQGVWENFQCKHYDHAIRPSDVWTEFGKVIWYSYKGEYAAPRHYYFVSPLGAGTSLSRLFSNATKLREELFANWDKHVKGAITSTQEVLLDAELRAYVDTFDFSIFDAKTALQLVDDHRATPVHTARFGGGLPTRPASEKPPQEVAVTESRYVTQLFGAYSEHTGTIVTDSSALPIAKLKDHFRRQREAFYEAESLRVFARDSVPPGTFESLLDDIHDGVIDTHDGNHGDGYEKVCAVTKAARDMQITANALITCTNPKDRDGICHQLVNEERLRWTRS, encoded by the coding sequence ATGACAGCGAGTTGGAAGGATATCAATAAGCCGCCGATCCCCGCGACCGTCGTTACGGCCGCACAGGTGGCGAATGGCCCTGTGATGCCGCCGCAGCAAAGGCTACTGACCTACTCGCCGGGAGAGTGGGAGGGGTTCGTCGAGGAGTGGGCTTATTACTGCCTCACGACGAAGTACGAACACGTTCAGCGCTTCTCAGGTGCTGGTGATATGGGTATCGACGTCGCCGGGTTCGCTGACGGAAAACGCCTTCAGGGTGTATGGGAAAACTTCCAGTGTAAGCACTACGACCATGCCATCAGGCCCAGCGATGTATGGACTGAGTTCGGTAAGGTCATCTGGTACTCGTACAAAGGTGAATACGCGGCCCCCCGTCACTACTATTTTGTTTCGCCGCTCGGTGCTGGCACGTCGCTTAGTCGCCTATTCTCGAATGCAACGAAGTTGCGCGAGGAATTGTTTGCGAACTGGGATAAGCATGTGAAAGGTGCGATCACTAGCACGCAAGAAGTGCTGCTCGATGCGGAACTCCGAGCCTATGTGGACACCTTCGATTTCTCCATCTTCGACGCCAAGACTGCGCTCCAGCTTGTTGACGATCATCGTGCCACACCGGTTCACACAGCGCGCTTCGGTGGTGGACTGCCAACGCGGCCTGCATCCGAAAAACCTCCCCAAGAAGTCGCTGTCACCGAGAGTCGCTATGTGACGCAGTTATTCGGTGCATACAGCGAGCACACGGGGACAATCGTGACTGATTCCTCGGCTCTGCCCATAGCGAAACTCAAAGATCATTTCCGCCGCCAACGAGAGGCGTTCTATGAGGCCGAGTCGCTGCGCGTCTTCGCACGCGACAGTGTGCCGCCCGGCACATTCGAGTCCTTGCTGGATGATATTCACGATGGCGTTATCGACACACATGACGGGAACCATGGCGATGGCTACGAAAAAGTCTGCGCTGTCACCAAGGCGGCCCGCGACATGCAGATTACGGCAAACGCCCTCATCACTTGTACGAACCCCAAGGATCGGGACGGGATCTGCCATCAACTCGTGAATGAGGAGCGTCTTCGGTGGACACGATCATGA